A genomic stretch from Hyla sarda isolate aHylSar1 unplaced genomic scaffold, aHylSar1.hap1 scaffold_399, whole genome shotgun sequence includes:
- the LOC130333104 gene encoding transmembrane and ubiquitin-like domain-containing protein 1, translating into MALIEGVGDEVTLLCALLFLLSVVALAWISTHTSERGSAPWSSQIYGGRNSSGGHGPERDLRAPNDPVPEGSPTTITDGNSSTGPDLSPVEGGPSLHCTDLNDPENTGDRGPQTQAHPENTGDRGPQTQAHPENTGDRGPQTQAHPENAGDMGPQTQAHPDNTGGRGPQTQAHPDNTESPTVRNRGPQTQAHPTGSQDTITLRLKFLNETERVVNVRPTDSILHIKRSQFPGQEPCVRLIYQGQLLRDDSQTVASLQLGDGCVLHCHISQHAAASGSGGAEPSQDAVNIGSLMVPLFLLLLGALWYCHFQYPHVFNGTATAFLGAMTLFVLVLVFSSYRR; encoded by the exons ATGGCCCTCATAGAAGGTGTTGGGGATGAGGtcaccctcctctgtgccctccttTTCCTCCTTTCGGTGGTGGCTTTGGCCTGGATTTCTACCCACACGTCTGAGCGGGGATCGGCTCCGTGGTCATCTCAGATCTATGGTGGACGGAACAGCTCTGGGGGACACGGACCGGAGCGGGACCTGAGGGCCCCTAATGATCCTGTACCTGAGGGGTCCCCTACGACCATCACTGACGGGAACTCCTCCACCGGCCCTGACCTCTCACCTGTAGAAGGGGGACCCTCACTGCACTGCACTGACCTCAATGACCCTGAGAATACAGGGGACAGGGGACCTCAAACACAGGCGCACCCTGAGAATACAGGGGACAGGGGACCTCAAACACAGGCGCACCCTGAGAATACAGGGGACAGGGGACCTCAAACACAGGCGCACCCTGAGAATGCAGGGGACATGGGACCTCAAACACAGGCGCACCCTGATAATACAGGGGGCAGGGGACCTCAAACACAGGCGCACCCTGATAATACAGAGTCTCCCACTGTCCGGAACAGGGGACCCCAAACACAGGCGCACCCCACCGGGAGCCAGGATACAATCACATTGAGGTTGAAGTTCTTGAATGAAACGGAGAGAGTGGTGAATGTCCGGCCGACCGACTCCATCCTGCACATCAAGAG GAGTCAGTTTCCCGGGCAGGAGCCCTGCGTCCGCCTCATATATCAGGGGCAGCTCCTCCGAGATGATTCGCAGACGGTGGCGTCGCTCCAGCTGGGTGACGGCTGTGTCCTTCACTgtcacatctcccagcatgccgcaGCCTCGGGCTCAGGGGGGGCTGAACCGTCCCAGGACGCGGTGAACATTGGAAGCCTCATGGTCCCGTTATTCCTGCTCCTCCTGGGCGCTCTGTGGTACTGCCACTTCCAGTATCCGCACGTCTTTAATGGGACCGCCACCGCCTTTCTGGGCGCCATGACTCTGTTTGTCTTAGTTCTGGTCTTCTCCTCGTACCGTAGATAG